TCACTGTCATTTTTGTTTTTTAGCTCATCGCTTTCGTAGGCCAGTTTGATAGGGCTGGTGGTTGTTTCGTCATACTCGCCATTATTTTTAATGATTTTGGTCTTTATTTCTTTTTCGTAAGAGTACATTAGCACTACGCTATCGTTCTGCACATTTACGTGAACTAACTGTTTGAGCTGCATGCTCTGAGCATTATCCAGCTTAAAAGCATGATCCCAGAGGAGGTTGCCCTTTTTGTCAAAGCAAACAGCTATGGCATGTGTATAACGGTAACCATCAAAATACATATTATCGTAGCGAGAAGGATACCCCCCATAAAAACCACTGTAGTAATAGTTATTATATTTTGGATAATAAGCCTCTCCAAGCAATATGTACTTGCCATTATCCGCGATTAGCTCATGGATAGTCATCCGGTAGTTGAACTTCAGCTTTTTGTTTTTTTGCCGCTTACGCTCAATCCTTTTTTTGATGCGCTCTTTACGTTTGTCTCGCATATAGCTGAAGAAGTTGCTGAGGTCCCCATAGTTATAATACTTAATATCCTGCTGTCCGTCGGGTTGTATGGAAGCGATAAACAATCCGCGAGAATAGCGCGATTTTCTGGGCCCATAAGTACCAGCCAGAAACTGTTTTTCCCCATCAAACTCTGTTACCTGAGCATCCAGCAGGTTTTTTCTGTCTTCTGTATCAAGCGGAGCACTTTGCAGTAAGTTGCTATACTGGTCGTAAGCCTTGAGGGTAACAGTTTTTACCCGCTGGTTATTCATTTCACCTATCAGTACATCAAAAGTATTTTCCTGCTCATTAGGGATAATGTCTATTAACTCTCCATTCTCCTGATAGATACCTGGCAGAGCTCTAAGCCGGCGAGTAAGCATATCATAATGAATAACTACAGGTTTGTAGTTGAGCTGCCCGCCCAACACAACAGTTTGCCCTACAATTTCAAAGTACTCCAGATTAACAGGCACTACCTGGTTGATCGTATGCTCTACGGTGTCGCCACTTTCTAATGACATATTGAGCATAGGCCAGCTACGCTCCTGGTAGGGACCGTCCTGAAAAAGTATACAAACCTGACCTTTGTCATAATCGTATCCTCGCAAAATGTAGTCAGACTCCAGCGATAGGGTACGCTTCCACTCCTGCTCCAAAGCAGTGTTGTACTTCAAAAACTCCCAAATATGTTTCCCTTTTTTGTCTCTCTCTTCAGAGTCGCGAAATATCAGTAGTCCGTTTTCATCGGCAGATAGCACAACAAATTCGTTACTGCTGCTTTCAACCTCTATTTCTATGCGGTCTGGCTGAACTATCTGCGCACTGCTGAGCCAAGGTAAACCAAGTAGGACGATCGATAATATGTAAAATCTTGCTCCCATAATTTGACAATTTGCTGTCCGGATAAACTAATCAAAATCCTCTCAAACGAATACTAGTCTTACTATAAAATAAGGCTTTTTTTTGAAACAATAAACAGCTGATTTGTTAGTATAACGCTAATTAGTCCTAATTAACTCATGAAAATCAGAAGTCTTCTAATTTTCTCTAAAAAACTTAAACAGAGGCACGGGGCACCTGGCTTAATTTATATTTTTGTGCTATGGCAAATAAGAAGATACTAATTCTGAGATTCTCTTCCATCGGAGATATAGTGCTCACCACACCGGTACCTCGCACCCTTAAAACCCAACTCAATGCTGAAGTTCACTATTGTGTAAAAAAGCAGTACCAGGGTATTTTATCTAATAATCCATATATAGACAAAATTCATACGCTGGAAAATAGCCTTAATAGCTTAATTAGTCAGCTTAAGTCTGAGAAGTTTGACTACATTATTGACCTGCACAATAATCTACGTACCCGCATTATTAAAACCAGGCTGGGAGTAAAGAGTTATAGCTTTAAGAAGCTTAATGCAGAAAAGTGGTTAATGACCAATTTTAAAATCAATAAGCTGCCTAATGTACATATTGTAGACCGCTATATGGATACTGTAAAGCCTTTGGGCGTAAAGATGGACAGTCTGGGCTTAGACTATTTTATTCCGGAAAAAGACGAGGTAGAATTAGACTGGCTGCCAGAGACGCACAGGCAGGAGTTTGTAGCTTATGCCATAGGAGCACAGTTTAATACTAAAAAACTACCGCTTGAGCGCATGATTGAGTTATGTGATCGTATTAATAAGCCTATAGTATTGTTGGGAGATAAAAATGATCGTATAGAAGGTGAGAAGATTGCAAACTTTTTTGCTCAAACAGAAGATTCTCTGCCCCTTGAGCCCAAGCTCCAAAAGGACTTCAATAAAAAAGCTGTTATTTATAATGCCTGTGGCAAATTTAATCTCAACCAGTCAGCCTCTATTGTAAAGCAGGCGAAGTATGTGTTTACCCACGATACAGGACTTATGCACATTGCAGCAGCATTTAAGAAAACAATTTATTCTATATGGGGTAATACAATTCCGATGTTTGGTATGTATCCTTACCGAACCAAGTTCATTGTATTAGAAAATAACAAAGTATCCTGTCGGCCCTGCTCTAAGATTGGGTATCAGTCGTGCCCTAAGGGTCATTTTAAATGTATGCACGATATAATATTTGATTTTTATATACCCTAGCTAAATTTGTTAAGCGCAAGAATTTAATTTTTTATCCATAACCCATTGTATATGAGTGATTACAGTTTTTTTGGAGATGTCAGCAGTTACATTGACCGTGCGGCTTCCTATACCGATCATCCCTCAGGGCTTATTGATCAGATCAAGCAATGTAATAGTATTTATAAGTTCAATTTCCCTATTAAGTTATCGGGTGGTGGCTACAGGGTAATTACAGGCTGGAGGGTACAGCACTCTCACCATCGCTTACCAGTAAAAGGTGGTATACGCTACAGCAGCCACGTCAATGAAGATGAAGTAAAAGCATTAGCTGCTCTAATGACCTTTAAGTGTGCGTTAGTAGACGTACCTTTTGGTGGAGCCAAAGGAGGGGTAAGCATTAATCCGCGTGAGTACAAGGAGCCTGAGTTGGAATCTATCACCAGAAGGTATACAGCTGAACTGATCAAAAAGAACTTTATAAGTCCGGCTTTGGATGTGCCCGCACCTGACTATGGTACCGGAGAGCGGGAAATGGCATGGATAGCAGATATTTACAGTACATTTTATCCTGAGCAGATCAATGCTTATGGTTGTGTTACCGGCAAACCTATTTCACTACACGGAATTAGAGGGAGAACAGAAGCTACCGGTAGGGGAGTCTACTTTGGAATACGCGAAGCAGTAAGCATAGAAGAAGATATGAAAGCTATCGGCTTAAGTCCGGGGCTGGAAGGAAAAAAAGTTATTGTTCAGGGTTTAGGTAATGTGGGTTATCATTCAGCAAAATTCCTTCAGGAAAGTGGAGCTATCATTATTGGAGTCGCCGAGTATAATGGAGGTATTTATAACGAGGATGGTTTAGATATTGAAAACTTGATGAAGCTCAAAACCAGTAGTGGGTCTATCGTTAATTACTCCAAAGGTAAAGGTATTCTTAACCCCAATGACTTGTTGGAGTATGAGTGTGACATATTAGTGCCTGCCGCCCTTGAAAACCAGATTACAAAAGATAATGCGAATCGTATTAAGGCCAAAATTATAGCGGAAGCTGCAAACGGACCTATTACAAGAGAAGCAGAAGAAATTTTGCTTGCGCGCAATGTGTTTATCCTTCCAGATCTTTACCTGAATGCAGGAGGGGTTACGGTTTCTTATTTTGAGTGGCTAAAAAACCTTTCTCGTGTTTCTTTCGGAAGAATGGATAAGCGTTACGAAGAGGTTAATAATCGTCGCATATTACAGGCTATGGAAGAGCTTACCGGAGGGCAGCTTTCAGATGCTCATCATAAGCTGCTGGAAACCGGGCCAGGAGAGGTAGATATCGTAAATTCTGGCCTTGAGGAGATTATGGTGTCTGCCTATCATGAGACCAGAGAACTTATGAAAACGAAAGATATACCTGATTTTAGAACTGCATCTTTTGTAAGTTCTGTAGAAAAAATAGCAATATCTTACTTGTCAAGAGGTATATTCCCTTAATAAATTAGGGTTTAGTACACTTATAGCTCACAAGATATTTTAACTGATGTAGGATTTTACTAGCTTTAGTAAAGCTTGGTAGAAGTTATACTTCTAATTTTAGCCTTTACTTACAAATTGGTAGGTAAATTGTGCCAACCAAATGCTAAATGAAGGGGTCTTTCTTACTAAGTAAACGATATTGGGCTATGGGTATTCTGAAGTGGTTAAGTTTATGGGCGTGTTGCCTATTGTTAATATGCAGTCAAAGCTATGCACAGCACGCCCGTAAGCTTGCTTTTCCGTCTCAAATTTCTTCTAATGATTATGCGCCTCAGACGCTGATTGTCAAGCTAAAAGCCCGAAACTCAGCCAAGCGTAGCCAGTCTCAAAATACACTTCAAACTATTAGCCAATGGCTTAGGCCAGAACAGCTGGAGCAGGCACTCCCATCATCTACATTGGCGGCCTCAAAATCTGCGAATGCTCGTGCCAATGTACCAAATTTACATCTGGATAACATTTATAAGCTGAAGCTTCCAGCAGGACAAAGTCTTGAAGAAGCTATTCAGAAGCTTTCCCAGTTAGAAAACGTTGAGTACGCTGAACCTTACTACCTTATGAAACCTCTGGGCACGCTGGCAGATGAATATGTGCCAGACGACCCTGCTGCCGCAAAATCTGGTGCTCAAAAATATCTTTCTTTGATTAATGCCTACGAAGCCTGGGCAATAGAAAAAGGAGAAAGCTCCATAGTAATTGGTATTCTAGATACTGGTGTAGACCTTGGACATGAAGACCTTGCCGATAACCTTTGGAGAAATGCCGATGATCCTATTAACGGTATAGATGATGATAATGACGGTTATGTAGACAATTATCTGGGTTGGGATTTTGCAGATTTAGATAATGATCCTACGGCAGACCAGAACGTTCATGGAGTAGAAGTTAATGGCATTGCCGCTGCCTCTACCAACAACGAAACAGGCATTGCTGGTACTGGTTTCAACTCTTCATATTTGCCTGTTAAGATATTTAAATCTTCTAATGGTAACTTTTACAATGGCTACGAAGCAATTGCCTATGCTGCTGATATGGGTTGTAAAGTTATTAACTTATCATGGGGTGGGGCTAATGCTTACTCCAACTTCGGGCAGGATATTATTAATTATGCAGTATTAGTGAAAGACGCAGTAGTAGTTTCTGCTGCTGGAAATAGTGGAGTTTTTGAAGATTTTTATCCCGCTTCGTTTGATCATGTGCTCTCCGTAGCCCAAACTGATACAAATGATAAAATTCGCTCAGCCACTACCAGTAGTTATTTTGTGGACTTAACGGCACCGGGGCAAAATGTATACACAACTCGCAGCGGTGATACTTATGCAAACAGCAGTGGGTCATCTATGGCTACCCCACAGGTTGCAGGCGCAGCGGCCTTGCTAAGAGCTCACTACCCGGAAATGAATGCTTTGCAGGTGATGGAAAAGTTAAGAATCAGCAGTGATGATATTTATGCCATAGGACTTAATAATCAGCATCAGGAGAAGTTAGGAAGAGGGCGTTTAAATATGGGCAAAGCCTTAAAAGATGTAGATTCTCCAGCCCTGCGGATGAGGGGTTTTTCTTACAGAAACCATGTAGGGCCTTACGCTTATTACAAAGATACACTAAGCATACAAGCCAGCTTTACTAACTATTTAAGCCCTACTTCTTCTGACGCCAAAGTTACGCTTTCCTCACCTTCTGAGTATGTTAGTATACTGGACTCTACCTTTATTTTGGGTACGCTAAACACATTGGAGAATGTGGAAATGGGCCAGCAGGCTTTTCGTGTTTATTTGCACGAAGATCTTCCTTCCAATGAGCAAATTTATTTTCGGCTTTCTTTTGAAGATGGAGAGTATACCGATTATCAATACTTCTTTATTGTTTCTTCTCAGAATAACATTCAGCTTGATAATGGTAAAATTCGTCTGGCAGTGAGTGGTAGCGGAGACATTGGTCAGGGTTTTTCTGGCGAAAGTTTAGTGGTGAATGGAGTCCAGTGGGCAAACTCATTAGGGCTGGCAGTAGGTACAGATATAGATAGTGTATCCGACAACATCATCAATAGTTTGACGCTACCGATACATAGCTGGGACTTTACTACTATAGAAAGCCTACGTTTTGTAGAAAGTGAGCAGGCAGATATTCTTTTAAGTTCCGTGTTTAATGATGCTGATGCCACAGCTTCTCTAAACCTTAGAGTAGAGCAGCAATGGCTTACAAATACCAGCGGATTAGGACAAGATTACCTTATTTCGGAATATAGAATTATTAAGGAGGAAGAAAATAGTGTATATGATCTCAATGTAGGCGTTTTTGCAGACTGGGATTTAGGTGACTCAACAAAAAATAAAGCTGCATGGGATGCCAGCCATACGATGGGCTATGTACACAG
This window of the Porifericola rhodea genome carries:
- a CDS encoding Glu/Leu/Phe/Val family dehydrogenase, whose translation is MSDYSFFGDVSSYIDRAASYTDHPSGLIDQIKQCNSIYKFNFPIKLSGGGYRVITGWRVQHSHHRLPVKGGIRYSSHVNEDEVKALAALMTFKCALVDVPFGGAKGGVSINPREYKEPELESITRRYTAELIKKNFISPALDVPAPDYGTGEREMAWIADIYSTFYPEQINAYGCVTGKPISLHGIRGRTEATGRGVYFGIREAVSIEEDMKAIGLSPGLEGKKVIVQGLGNVGYHSAKFLQESGAIIIGVAEYNGGIYNEDGLDIENLMKLKTSSGSIVNYSKGKGILNPNDLLEYECDILVPAALENQITKDNANRIKAKIIAEAANGPITREAEEILLARNVFILPDLYLNAGGVTVSYFEWLKNLSRVSFGRMDKRYEEVNNRRILQAMEELTGGQLSDAHHKLLETGPGEVDIVNSGLEEIMVSAYHETRELMKTKDIPDFRTASFVSSVEKIAISYLSRGIFP
- a CDS encoding glycosyltransferase family 9 protein; translated protein: MANKKILILRFSSIGDIVLTTPVPRTLKTQLNAEVHYCVKKQYQGILSNNPYIDKIHTLENSLNSLISQLKSEKFDYIIDLHNNLRTRIIKTRLGVKSYSFKKLNAEKWLMTNFKINKLPNVHIVDRYMDTVKPLGVKMDSLGLDYFIPEKDEVELDWLPETHRQEFVAYAIGAQFNTKKLPLERMIELCDRINKPIVLLGDKNDRIEGEKIANFFAQTEDSLPLEPKLQKDFNKKAVIYNACGKFNLNQSASIVKQAKYVFTHDTGLMHIAAAFKKTIYSIWGNTIPMFGMYPYRTKFIVLENNKVSCRPCSKIGYQSCPKGHFKCMHDIIFDFYIP
- a CDS encoding S8 family serine peptidase; its protein translation is MKGSFLLSKRYWAMGILKWLSLWACCLLLICSQSYAQHARKLAFPSQISSNDYAPQTLIVKLKARNSAKRSQSQNTLQTISQWLRPEQLEQALPSSTLAASKSANARANVPNLHLDNIYKLKLPAGQSLEEAIQKLSQLENVEYAEPYYLMKPLGTLADEYVPDDPAAAKSGAQKYLSLINAYEAWAIEKGESSIVIGILDTGVDLGHEDLADNLWRNADDPINGIDDDNDGYVDNYLGWDFADLDNDPTADQNVHGVEVNGIAAASTNNETGIAGTGFNSSYLPVKIFKSSNGNFYNGYEAIAYAADMGCKVINLSWGGANAYSNFGQDIINYAVLVKDAVVVSAAGNSGVFEDFYPASFDHVLSVAQTDTNDKIRSATTSSYFVDLTAPGQNVYTTRSGDTYANSSGSSMATPQVAGAAALLRAHYPEMNALQVMEKLRISSDDIYAIGLNNQHQEKLGRGRLNMGKALKDVDSPALRMRGFSYRNHVGPYAYYKDTLSIQASFTNYLSPTSSDAKVTLSSPSEYVSILDSTFILGTLNTLENVEMGQQAFRVYLHEDLPSNEQIYFRLSFEDGEYTDYQYFFIVSSQNNIQLDNGKIRLAVSGSGDIGQGFSGESLVVNGVQWANSLGLAVGTDIDSVSDNIINSLTLPIHSWDFTTIESLRFVESEQADILLSSVFNDADATASLNLRVEQQWLTNTSGLGQDYLISEYRIIKEEENSVYDLNVGVFADWDLGDSTKNKAAWDASHTMGYVHSDTLYAGLALLSGHSPNYYAIDKKNQEGNVADLGVSLSDSIRYAWMSQDIAKASAGTEGAGNDVAHMLSATIDTLASGAHSHVAFAYLTGESLEELQTLATTAKAHYEAFRANPPLLQTQYACIDSSVVIQPKVKGLYRFYKDAFGTELIAEDSILNLEALEGDTAIFLTSMELGYEGQMRKIKVKMLYPEADFAVHTVSKGSFKNDTLFLSTEDAATIKWKDLSRDAASWSWDFGNGYMSTQESPSVKFSEEGRYIINLKVSSIAGCEDVTSKEITVVKRALPAELKDQLICSDEKITIVAANTDQIAVYSDKSLKNLLFSGKSYTTDNLTKDVTYYVVNENTAYPSIAMPLSVSVLQAEVNIKHELYLSNESKYMLKIWAESDAKLSDMEWVVDNVTVSRSDTLYYDYTEQHNAMHAVNVELKYIHIDGISCNQHSKKTIDIVKSPKPFFQDQQVCRGEAVKLAPTQGVNFYFYNDASLSAPVHRGKSYIVEEFETEQTFYITNIDSLGESEAAEVKVAFNKFADFNIVEDTIFLTENNEAVFEAFSFGQETSNISWSWDLGNGEYTTRGASVKQTYDSIGVYPITLIAQNSEGCTNTVTKLLTVVNVTAANEDPEEKNLQLYPNPSEGSLWLCNKIWYQKEVVLSLKNAQGKEVCRKAIMYHNFPVKINLNEIAQQQLPEGVYMVELLSTGKRFYRKLLLKR